A genome region from Flavobacterium sp. CFS9 includes the following:
- a CDS encoding cadherin-like beta sandwich domain-containing protein — protein sequence MNRIFTFLFLKRSSLVYMITFLWVFQTVVAQKTTPTIQCSNLVVTNTTGTSATISWQSGDGLYSTVFIRKGTSTSPNAIPLDNVNYVPNSFFGSGDQIGTSGWYCVADTRSNNSLRINDLTPETTYQVQVFASNYYISSNHTFYLRTINSGNSVTLTTPKKSNVATLSNLSSSDGTLDPVFSSETTDYKVRVSNEVSSIKVTPVATNANAAIKVNGLTEYSGIPSDRIDLIEGENTIGIEVTAEDGTVKKYSISVFRFLPQPTIQARDLNFTNTTATGTTLNWTNGNGKGRIVFMREGANSGSAPVPDNIYFAENKVFGLGDQIGTTGWYAICKINTDNKIEITGLTTGKTYQAIVMEFNGFPDYPSYLTTTSTGNPAAVTTISNIASLSNLSCSVGTLDPFFSSETKDYKARVSNEVSSITVTPVATNANATIKVNEVAVVSGSPSQKIDLVAGASTVVKIEVTSQDGTVKTYTVTVEKSSLGVVNNKIEGFVVYPNPVQHGKVYIETKSTFIKDIKIFDVSGKKVLSVQTTDREVNIGDLQKGVYIMKVNQDGAESTEKLVVQ from the coding sequence ATGAATCGTATTTTTACTTTCTTATTTCTGAAAAGGTCATCTTTAGTTTATATGATCACTTTTTTGTGGGTTTTTCAAACGGTGGTAGCACAGAAGACCACGCCTACTATACAATGTTCTAATCTTGTTGTTACGAATACTACAGGAACATCAGCGACTATTAGTTGGCAATCTGGGGATGGACTATATAGTACAGTATTTATCCGTAAAGGAACAAGTACCAGCCCCAATGCAATTCCGCTAGATAATGTTAATTACGTACCTAATAGTTTTTTTGGTTCAGGAGACCAAATTGGGACATCTGGCTGGTATTGTGTAGCAGATACTAGGTCGAATAATAGTTTAAGAATAAACGATCTGACTCCTGAGACTACCTATCAGGTACAGGTGTTCGCTAGTAACTACTATATAAGTAGTAACCATACATTTTATTTAAGAACAATCAACTCTGGTAATTCTGTAACATTGACGACACCAAAAAAAAGCAATGTGGCTACTTTGAGCAATTTGAGTAGTAGTGACGGAACGCTGGATCCGGTTTTTTCATCAGAAACTACAGATTACAAAGTGAGAGTGTCTAACGAAGTCAGCAGCATAAAAGTAACACCGGTTGCTACCAATGCTAATGCGGCGATAAAAGTAAATGGGCTAACAGAGTATAGTGGAATACCTTCAGATAGAATAGATTTGATCGAGGGAGAGAATACGATTGGCATAGAAGTCACAGCTGAGGATGGTACTGTGAAAAAGTATAGTATAAGTGTTTTTAGATTTTTGCCGCAACCTACGATTCAGGCCAGAGACCTTAATTTTACTAATACAACAGCAACAGGTACGACCTTGAACTGGACCAATGGTAATGGAAAAGGGAGGATAGTTTTTATGCGCGAAGGAGCAAATTCCGGTTCTGCTCCTGTACCGGATAATATTTATTTTGCAGAGAATAAGGTTTTCGGTTTAGGAGATCAGATAGGTACAACAGGCTGGTATGCCATTTGCAAGATTAATACCGATAATAAGATAGAGATAACTGGTTTGACCACAGGAAAGACTTATCAGGCAATCGTGATGGAGTTTAATGGCTTCCCAGACTATCCTTCCTATTTAACCACAACAAGTACCGGTAATCCCGCAGCAGTTACTACAATAAGTAATATCGCTAGTTTGAGTAATTTGAGTTGTAGTGTCGGAACTCTGGATCCGTTTTTTTCATCAGAAACTAAAGATTACAAAGCGAGAGTGTCTAACGAAGTCAGTAGCATAACAGTAACACCGGTTGCCACCAATGCTAATGCGACGATAAAAGTAAATGAGGTAGCAGTGGTTAGTGGAAGCCCTTCGCAAAAAATAGATTTGGTCGCCGGTGCCAGTACCGTTGTTAAGATAGAAGTTACCTCTCAGGATGGTACCGTAAAAACCTATACGGTAACGGTCGAAAAAAGTAGTTTAGGAGTAGTCAATAATAAAATTGAAGGTTTTGTAGTGTACCCCAATCCTGTACAACATGGAAAAGTTTATATAGAAACTAAATCAACTTTTATAAAGGATATAAAAATATTTGATGTGTCAGGAAAAAAGGTTTTATCTGTTCAGACAACAGACAGGGAAGTAAATATTGGGGACTTGCAGAAAGGAGTTTATATCATGAAAGTAAATCAGGATGGAGCTGAATCAACTGAGAAACTTGTTGTTCAATAA
- a CDS encoding ParA family protein: MGKIIAIANQKGGVGKTTTSVNLAASLGVLEKKVLLIDADPQANATSGLGIDVESVEAGTYQILEHSITPKEAVLKCTSPNVDVIPAHIDLVAIEIELVDKENREYMLKKALESVRDEYDYIIIDCAPSLGLLTLNALTASDSVVIPIQCEYFALEGLGKLLNTIKSIQKIHNPDLDIEGLLLTMYDSRLRLSNQVVEEVQKHFNDMVFDTVIQRNVKLSEAPSFGESIINYDATSKGAVNYINLAQEIIKKNSK; the protein is encoded by the coding sequence ATGGGCAAAATCATTGCGATTGCTAATCAAAAAGGAGGCGTTGGAAAGACTACAACATCTGTAAATCTTGCAGCCTCATTAGGTGTTTTAGAAAAAAAAGTATTATTGATCGATGCCGATCCACAAGCCAATGCTACATCTGGCCTTGGGATTGACGTAGAATCAGTTGAAGCCGGAACTTATCAAATCCTGGAACACAGTATAACACCAAAAGAAGCTGTATTAAAATGTACATCTCCAAATGTCGATGTGATACCTGCACACATTGACCTTGTTGCCATCGAAATCGAATTGGTTGACAAAGAAAACAGAGAGTACATGCTTAAAAAAGCATTAGAAAGTGTAAGAGACGAATATGATTATATCATTATCGACTGTGCTCCTTCTCTGGGTTTATTAACCCTGAATGCCTTAACTGCTTCTGATTCTGTAGTTATTCCTATTCAATGTGAATATTTTGCACTTGAAGGATTAGGAAAATTATTGAACACCATAAAAAGTATTCAAAAAATACACAACCCGGATCTTGACATTGAAGGATTGTTACTAACCATGTACGATTCGAGATTACGTTTATCTAATCAGGTTGTAGAAGAGGTTCAAAAACACTTTAATGATATGGTTTTTGATACCGTTATTCAACGAAATGTTAAACTGAGCGAAGCACCAAGTTTTGGAGAAAGCATCATAAATTATGACGCAACCAGTAAAGGAGCTGTTAATTACATTAATTTAGCTCAGGAGATTATAAAGAAAAACAGCAAATAG